From Ramlibacter tataouinensis, the proteins below share one genomic window:
- a CDS encoding DUF1840 domain-containing protein, which yields MLYKFKSKAAGDLIMLEPNGRRVLQVIGKDPGPKGIIQPSEMSGAIAALEAAIVNEDAEHKAAVEEAKAKGEVPPQFEAISLRQRAVPFIDMLRRCANADAEIVWGV from the coding sequence ATGCTCTACAAGTTCAAATCGAAAGCGGCCGGCGACCTGATCATGCTGGAGCCCAATGGCCGGCGCGTGCTGCAGGTGATCGGCAAGGACCCGGGGCCGAAGGGCATCATCCAGCCCAGCGAGATGTCCGGGGCGATTGCCGCGCTGGAAGCCGCGATCGTCAACGAAGACGCCGAGCACAAGGCGGCGGTCGAGGAAGCCAAGGCCAAGGGCGAGGTGCCGCCCCAGTTCGAGGCCATCTCGCTGCGCCAGCGCGCGGTGCCTTTCATTGACATGCTGCGGCGTTGCGCCAACGCCGACGCCGAGATCGTCTGGGGCGTCTGA
- a CDS encoding MarR family winged helix-turn-helix transcriptional regulator → MDMEARAHSEHPQELRLWLRLLTCTQIVEKQVRTQLRARFDTTLPRFDLMAQLERAPEGLKMKELSRRMMVTGGNVTGITDQLAAEGLVDRVDVEGDRRAYCVRLTAKGRRVFNDMAQQHEQWIVEAFRALSDKDIATLYKLLGKVKDHARERAQG, encoded by the coding sequence ATGGACATGGAAGCGCGCGCGCACAGCGAGCATCCGCAGGAGCTTCGGCTGTGGCTGCGCCTGCTCACCTGCACGCAGATCGTCGAGAAGCAGGTGCGCACGCAATTGCGGGCGCGGTTCGACACCACGCTTCCGCGCTTCGACCTGATGGCGCAGCTGGAGCGCGCGCCCGAAGGCCTGAAGATGAAGGAGCTGTCGCGCCGCATGATGGTCACCGGCGGCAACGTCACCGGCATCACCGACCAGCTGGCGGCCGAAGGCCTGGTCGACCGGGTCGACGTCGAGGGCGACCGCCGGGCCTATTGCGTGCGGCTCACCGCCAAGGGGCGCCGCGTCTTCAACGACATGGCGCAGCAGCACGAGCAGTGGATCGTCGAGGCTTTCCGCGCCCTGTCGGACAAGGACATCGCCACGCTGTACAAGCTGCTGGGCAAGGTCAAGGACCACGCCCGCGAACGGGCCCAGGGATGA
- a CDS encoding class I SAM-dependent methyltransferase, whose product MEPLVRKIDSQLAGLSPPLAVQLPGGRRVGPASPVVELAFGDWSSLATLAGGQIGRLAEDIVEERVRLTGSMRDVMNVASQLLPGTPVASDTGWWTQMRRRAKSLAQHTPQKDAQQVQFHYDVSDDFYALWLDPRRVYSCAYFRDVEMSLAQAQEAKLDHICRKLMLRSGDKFLDIGAGWGGLLLWAAEHYGVDATGITLSKNQHAHVQRLIESKGLKGRVRMLLRDYRELEGSAVYDKIASVGMFEHVGQAYMAAYFGKIRDLLKPGGLVMNHGITAGGIDPGQLGAGMGDFIGKYIFPGGELLHISHVLRELAAAGLEMADVENLRPHYARTLWAWSDGLEERLPEAQRVLETTGSAPDAAKVLRAYRLYLAGCAMCFERNWISLHQILATWPDGHMESGRLHGAQSAYPFNREYMYR is encoded by the coding sequence GTGGAACCTTTGGTGCGCAAGATCGACTCGCAGTTGGCCGGACTGTCCCCGCCGCTCGCAGTGCAGCTGCCGGGCGGGCGCCGCGTCGGGCCTGCCAGCCCGGTCGTGGAGCTGGCGTTCGGCGACTGGTCCAGCCTGGCGACGCTGGCCGGCGGCCAAATCGGGCGCCTGGCCGAAGACATCGTCGAAGAGCGGGTGCGCCTGACGGGCAGCATGCGCGACGTCATGAACGTGGCTTCGCAGCTGCTGCCGGGCACGCCGGTGGCCTCGGACACCGGGTGGTGGACGCAGATGAGGCGGCGCGCCAAGTCGCTGGCGCAGCACACGCCGCAGAAGGACGCGCAGCAGGTGCAGTTCCACTACGACGTGTCCGACGACTTCTACGCGCTGTGGCTGGACCCGCGCCGCGTGTATTCCTGCGCCTACTTCCGCGACGTGGAGATGTCGCTGGCGCAGGCCCAGGAAGCCAAGCTCGACCACATCTGCCGCAAGCTGATGCTCCGGTCCGGCGACAAGTTCCTCGACATCGGCGCGGGCTGGGGTGGCCTGTTGCTGTGGGCGGCGGAGCACTACGGCGTCGACGCCACCGGGATCACGCTGTCGAAGAACCAGCACGCGCACGTGCAGCGCCTGATCGAAAGCAAGGGGCTCAAGGGCCGCGTGCGCATGCTGCTGCGCGACTACCGCGAGTTGGAAGGCAGCGCGGTCTACGACAAGATCGCCTCGGTCGGCATGTTCGAGCACGTCGGCCAGGCCTACATGGCCGCCTACTTCGGCAAGATCCGCGACCTGCTCAAGCCGGGGGGTCTGGTGATGAACCACGGCATCACCGCCGGCGGCATCGACCCCGGCCAGCTCGGCGCCGGCATGGGCGATTTCATCGGCAAGTACATCTTTCCCGGCGGCGAACTGCTGCACATCAGCCATGTGTTGCGCGAGCTCGCCGCCGCCGGCCTGGAGATGGCCGATGTCGAGAACCTGCGCCCCCACTATGCACGCACGCTCTGGGCCTGGTCGGACGGGCTGGAAGAGCGCCTGCCGGAGGCGCAGCGCGTACTCGAAACGACCGGCAGCGCGCCCGACGCGGCCAAGGTCCTGCGCGCCTACCGGCTCTACCTGGCCGGCTGCGCCATGTGTTTCGAGCGCAACTGGATCAGCCTGCACCAGATCCTGGCCACTTGGCCCGACGGCCACATGGAAAGCGGCCGGCTGCACGGCGCACAATCGGCCTATCCGTTCAACCGCGAGTACATGTACCGGTAG
- a CDS encoding Bug family tripartite tricarboxylate transporter substrate binding protein, with the protein MAAGSAAIALPALGQAGWPNKPVRIVVPFAAGGTTDILARALAPELSKAFGQQFIVDNRAGAGGNVGAEAVARSPADGYTLLMGTVGTHGINRALYPKLPYDPIKDFAPVTLVAGVPNVMEMQTERAQKLGIANVRDFIQYAKAHPGKLNMASSGNGTSIHLAGELFKSMTGTYLVHFPFRGSGPALLDLLAGTQDVMFDNLPSSLPHIKAGKLKALAVTSRERSAALPDVPTVEEAAGLKGFDATSWFGLLAPAGTPAEIVNRIQQESAKALATPGMKEKLLAQGAIPSGNTPAEFARHIEAEHAKWAKVVKDSGAKVD; encoded by the coding sequence ATGGCGGCCGGCAGCGCCGCGATCGCGCTGCCCGCGCTGGGCCAGGCCGGCTGGCCGAACAAGCCGGTGCGCATCGTGGTGCCTTTCGCCGCCGGCGGGACCACCGACATCCTGGCGCGCGCGCTGGCGCCGGAGCTGTCCAAGGCCTTCGGCCAGCAGTTCATCGTCGACAACCGGGCCGGGGCGGGCGGCAACGTGGGCGCCGAGGCCGTGGCGCGGTCACCGGCCGACGGCTACACGCTGCTGATGGGCACCGTCGGCACGCATGGCATCAACCGCGCGCTCTACCCCAAGCTGCCCTACGACCCGATCAAGGATTTCGCACCGGTCACGCTGGTGGCGGGCGTGCCCAACGTGATGGAGATGCAGACCGAGCGGGCGCAAAAGCTGGGGATCGCCAACGTGCGCGACTTCATCCAGTACGCCAAGGCCCATCCCGGCAAGCTCAACATGGCCTCCAGCGGCAATGGCACCTCGATCCACCTGGCCGGCGAGCTGTTCAAGAGCATGACCGGCACCTACCTCGTGCACTTTCCGTTCCGGGGCTCGGGGCCGGCGCTGCTGGACCTGCTGGCCGGCACCCAGGACGTCATGTTCGACAACCTGCCGTCCTCGCTGCCGCACATCAAGGCCGGCAAGCTCAAGGCGCTGGCCGTCACCAGCCGCGAGCGCTCCGCCGCGCTGCCGGACGTGCCGACCGTCGAGGAAGCGGCGGGCCTGAAGGGGTTCGATGCCACCTCCTGGTTCGGCCTGCTGGCGCCCGCGGGCACGCCGGCCGAGATCGTCAACCGCATCCAGCAGGAATCGGCCAAGGCGCTCGCCACCCCCGGCATGAAGGAAAAGCTGCTGGCGCAGGGCGCGATCCCCAGCGGCAACACGCCCGCGGAATTCGCCCGCCACATCGAGGCCGAACACGCCAAGTGGGCGAAGGTAGTCAAGGATTCGGGCGCGAAGGTGGATTGA
- a CDS encoding AMP-binding protein: protein MNTNTATAPSAQADRFVHDRLPPPDQWPQLRYELPELQLPARFNLVEELLDKAPDKGFAARPLLRSAGTTLSYADVRDRVDRICRVLTEDLGLVPGNRVLLRGGNSIGLALAWLAVVKAGLVAVATMPLLRARELGDIIDKAQPTAALCDVRLLEELELARQDRPVLATVIPFNAPTEPGALELRAAAKPGAFSACATAGDDIAMMAFTSGTTGKPKAAVHTHRDILAACEAWPRHVLRATPEDVVVGSPPLAFTFGLGGLLVFPMWAGASVYFPEAPYTPELLVKTIVESGATICYTAPTFYRQMAPFARQLGVGRLRTSVSAGEGLPHATRQLWKQASGVEMIDGIGATEMFHIFISSADSEVRPGAIGKVVPGYSARVVDEDGHELPRGTIGKLAVIGPTGCKYLDDARQSNYVKDGWNYPGDAFMQDEDGYFFYQARTDDMIITSGYNVGGPEVEDALLRHAAVAECGVIGTPDEARGMIVKAFCVLKPGHEAGPAMVRELQEHVKATIAPFKYPREIVFLPSLPRTETGKLQRFKLRQM from the coding sequence ATGAACACCAATACCGCAACGGCACCCTCGGCGCAGGCCGACCGCTTCGTCCACGATCGGCTGCCACCGCCCGACCAATGGCCGCAGCTGCGCTACGAGCTGCCGGAACTGCAGCTGCCGGCCCGCTTCAACCTCGTGGAGGAACTCCTCGACAAGGCGCCTGACAAGGGATTCGCGGCGCGCCCGCTGCTGCGCTCGGCCGGGACCACCCTCAGCTACGCGGATGTGCGCGACCGGGTCGACCGCATCTGCCGCGTGCTCACCGAAGACCTGGGCCTGGTGCCCGGCAACCGGGTGCTGCTGCGCGGGGGCAATTCCATCGGGCTGGCGCTGGCCTGGCTGGCGGTGGTGAAGGCGGGGCTGGTGGCGGTGGCGACCATGCCGCTGCTGCGCGCGCGCGAGCTTGGCGACATCATCGACAAGGCGCAGCCGACGGCGGCGCTGTGCGACGTCCGGCTGCTGGAAGAGCTGGAACTGGCCCGCCAGGACCGGCCGGTGCTCGCCACCGTGATTCCGTTCAACGCGCCCACCGAGCCGGGCGCGCTGGAGCTGCGCGCCGCCGCCAAGCCGGGCGCGTTCAGCGCCTGCGCCACGGCGGGCGACGACATCGCCATGATGGCCTTCACCTCCGGCACGACCGGCAAGCCCAAGGCGGCGGTGCACACGCACCGGGACATCCTGGCCGCCTGCGAGGCCTGGCCGCGCCACGTGCTGCGCGCCACGCCCGAGGACGTCGTGGTCGGCTCGCCGCCGCTGGCCTTCACCTTCGGGCTGGGCGGGCTGCTCGTCTTCCCGATGTGGGCCGGCGCCAGCGTCTACTTCCCGGAAGCGCCGTACACGCCGGAGCTCCTGGTCAAGACCATCGTCGAGTCGGGCGCGACGATCTGCTACACCGCGCCCACCTTCTACCGGCAGATGGCGCCGTTTGCTCGCCAGCTGGGCGTGGGGCGGCTGCGCACCAGCGTCAGCGCCGGCGAAGGCCTGCCTCATGCAACACGCCAGCTCTGGAAGCAGGCCAGCGGCGTCGAGATGATCGACGGCATCGGCGCCACCGAGATGTTCCACATCTTCATCTCCTCGGCCGACAGCGAGGTGCGCCCCGGCGCGATCGGCAAGGTGGTGCCCGGCTACAGCGCCCGCGTGGTCGACGAAGACGGCCACGAGCTGCCGCGCGGCACGATCGGCAAGCTGGCGGTGATCGGCCCCACCGGCTGCAAGTACCTGGACGACGCGCGCCAGTCCAACTACGTGAAGGATGGCTGGAACTACCCCGGCGATGCCTTCATGCAGGACGAGGACGGCTACTTCTTCTACCAGGCGCGCACCGACGACATGATCATCACCTCGGGCTACAACGTGGGCGGCCCGGAGGTCGAGGACGCGCTGCTGCGGCATGCGGCGGTGGCCGAGTGCGGCGTGATCGGCACGCCGGACGAGGCGCGCGGCATGATCGTCAAGGCCTTCTGCGTGCTCAAGCCCGGTCACGAAGCCGGGCCCGCCATGGTGCGCGAGCTGCAGGAGCACGTGAAGGCGACCATCGCGCCGTTCAAGTACCCGCGCGAGATCGTGTTCCTTCCCAGCCTGCCGCGCACCGAGACCGGAAAACTGCAGCGCTTCAAGCTGCGGCAGATGTGA